In the genome of Synchiropus splendidus isolate RoL2022-P1 chromosome 2, RoL_Sspl_1.0, whole genome shotgun sequence, the window CAAGTGTCTTCCACTGAGTTTGATTTCTTGTCAAGTGTGCAGTTGACCCACAAACCTGTTGATCTTGGTATGCAAACTTcttaaaggaaggaaaaaaattgCTCAGGAGTTCATTGAGATCCCATTCCTATTTCACAAATCAGTGGTTTGTTTGTGCTCTTACATATTTTGTCATATGTTGTTTAAACTTGTGAACCCCCCGATAATAAATCTGGCTTCTGTATTTGTATTTCACTGTCATGttaaattatttgttttctATTATGTTGATACTTGTGATGCCAAATGGAAATAAAGTGCCCATATAATAGTAACAGCGTGTCTGAGCCGGTACAACACGCTTTCACGCGTACTGTACTTATTCTTGTGACCTGAGTATTTCCACAGAACGAGCTCTTCGCAACATGACCAGCAGGTAGCGCTAACATCACAGCGATGGCTCGATGACGTTATCCCCGATGGTGCGTTTGTTGTAGTGGGAATAATGGCACGTTTTCCTGTTAAGGAGAACCGATTTATTTAATAACTAGTATCACTACACGATTAGTTATCAAAATATGTGGATTAAAAGGTTTTTGAAATTTTCACAAATTACGATATTTTATGACTATATTTATGCATTACTTTCTAATTTCTAGTTAGAACTGTCCTCACCTTTAATCTTCAATGATGTACCTGCAATTTCTGTTCATTAAATACCACTATTTGACAATTTAGAAGAACACAAAACAGAACTTCCGGTCTACGAATACAACGTAACATCCGGTCGGGCCGCCGCGGGAAATTCATTGAAAGCTTCCGGTCTTGATCCGATTTGGTGGCTAAAACTGACGGCGACGCATATTTATCATAACTCTTCTGCTTTGGACCATGGTGAGAATAATTCCTCGCATAATTCTGCGGTCGCTCGTTTTCTATCGCGGATTGTGAAGCTGCTGAAACTTGCTATTTTCATGTCACGTAAACATAAATTTACCACGACGAAAGTGTGACGTCATAAGCGACCCGTTTGGGACAGTATGTTATACATCGATTAACTTGATTTGTTGCCATTAAAATAGAAACTCGTCGGTGTTGGTGTGCATATCAAGTCCTGTGTGACACTATGACATGGCAATATGTAGTAGTGGTAGCTCATCACTGTCTGATAAAGATGTTTGGTTACAGTCGAAGAAGAGAGGACTGAGTTTGGAGGAAAAGCGCTCTCGCATGATGGAGATTTTCCATGAGACGGTAAGTTGTCTTCGGTCCAGCTGTTTCAGACAGTCGAGTTGCGCATTGTTTTCATACTTACAACTCAATTATTTCTGCTTAGAAAGACGTGTTCCGGCTGAAAGACATTGAGAAGATCGCGCCCAAGGCCAAGGGAATAAGTAAGTACTCAACACGAAATGTCTTTCAACTGTGGAACGTTAAACAAAATCACTGAACCAGGTCAAATCGTTGCCTTTGAAATCTCAAAATACTTCATGTAGTTGTGCCTTTTAAACGATGCATTGAGAAGAAGTGCAAGTGTGCTGCTGAACCGAGACTGAAGCCCAAATTCTGTCATTCACTTTTGAATTATAATCCCTCAGAATTGTGTGAATTCTGCGACAAACCGCCTCTATTAATCATCTAATTAATCTGAACTTGaataattatattattgttttgtATATGGCTTCAACGATTAACGATAATAGTAAAATTATCTCAATAATTTTCATACAATCgatacaattttaaaaagttGCCTCAAGGGTAAAAGGTCACCATCGGAGCCCTGAATTGGTTTTTAAAGCCATGTAGGAGAAACTCAACACTAGGggaaatattttctttaaatgtgaCATACACATTTTTCCCTTCTTGTCTACTTTTACATAAAGGTGCATTTGTGttaaaaaatcatttgaacTGACAAGTTTGTGGTGGCATTAGTTGCCAGTGTTTGCTAGTTTTGTTTGACGGTCCGTGTCAACACAATGACTCAGTGAGGCTTTGTTGAGTGTTGCTTGGTTGTACTCTGCCTGcaattgtttgttgttgtggcgTCAGGTGGCTTCAGGTATTCATTgtactcctgtgtgtgtgtgtatggccTTTGTGCAAATGGTGGAAACGACTTGTTGCTGTGAAGTCGTAGCCCAGGGCAACAGTTGCTGGCCATTTTGCATATTACAGCAGACGTTAGTGCGGTCACATCCAAACCACCTCTAGTGACGGTGACCCATGATTTTCTGCCGAATTATCAACTGAGTCACATGTGGAGCCCGAAGGTGCCTCCACATTTCTAGCACATGGTTTTGTTGTGGGaggtaacttgtcatgtgaaaGTCCTTCCCGCTGTCTGGCTTCTGGGGTACAAATCTGGcaaatctttggattttgtttgtttccttttcGAGTATGAATACCCTATATTGTGAAATCACGTTATTGTCAAGAGCACAGCGGTGGTGTTTACAATGTCATGGAAGCTGGAGTAAGATGTCCATTATAAGGTTAGACACGAGGGAAGCCATCTCTACTCTTGTGTTTCTCCAATGAAGAATGGCTTTACTCTTAGTTTTAGTGGTGTTTATACTACACATTAAATGTCATATTTACGACACAGTTGTTTTGGAAAGGTATGCGAGATGCTTTCCTCCGACTATGAAAATATCCGCGCAGGCTTTCCATAGCCGCCTGAAGTTTCTGTCATTATAACTGACTTTATATGTTCCAGATGAGCTTCCAGAGTAAACCTGTGACATCACCAAGCATTCCGCTATACTTGTGGTGTCGCGGGTCCGGTTTTAAAAATGGCCTGGCTCCTAATGGGCCTGGGCCTGCGGGGAAACAGCagccatttgtgtgtgtgcgctcgtaCTGAGGTGGGACTTACAGTGGACAGAACGGTCGTCTGTAGAAACTGGATCACGTCCCATGAAGCTAATTAGGAACACATGGTTCTGTTGCGGCTGCGGAGGATGTCGTTACAGAGTGGCGGGGGAGGAGCCGGGGCCACATCAACTCTAAGTAGATCCACCAAAATGACTTGATGGGAAAAAAGTTGGCCCGTTCTTCGTCCTGTATCCTGGCACTGACCTGCAATTACTACTATGAAAACAGCAAGCATTACACTCATACAGACACTTCACATACATTACAGCATGGATGCAAACTCTATTTTGACTTCAAGAAATACTATTGCCTCTATGATAACTATACAACTACTGTCAGCATAGTCTTCTACAGCATTTGCTAGCTACTGAAGCAACAActgcaattattattattttgatattaCCTTCTTAGAATGTTTATTTTACCTCTGTTTcggacttcatttttttatcaaatgtgttttgatttttttgtgagTACAAAAATGTATCTCTgcgatttttgtgtttttttttgtgtttttttttttacacaaacaaaTTGTGAGGACAACTGTTTCTCACGATAAAACACCTGCAGGTGAAAGTGGTGGAAAGTGCGACCTAATAGTTTCAGATTTTATCAAAAAGGCTCATGAGACCAGGAAACATGGCCGACCACAAGCAACAAGACTCTCACAGctcatctcttcctctttaCACTGCCCTTCCTGTGTGTCAAGCACAACTTCAGTCCTTTGTGGTAATTGAAAGTGATGTAAAGTTCACTGTCACTGCTGTGGAGTTCACAACAAAATACACTAAGGTTGTCTTGTTCTTGCTTCTGGTTGAATTTGTCTGTCTCCTAACACTGACTCATTAATTTTCTGCTCTGCAAATCTCTgaacttgtttttctttaagcTCCCATGTCGGTGAAGGACGTTCTGCAGAGTCTGGTGGACGACAACATGGTGGACACCGACCAACGGGGGACTTCCAAGTACTACTGGGCCTTTCCCAGTAAGGACTTTAACGTACGCCAGCGCAaacaggaggagctgcagaaacgGGTGAGGGCGATGTTTGTCTGCAGCACATTATCTGTTGCCGGCTGAATGAGACACGGGTTGGAAAACAACAACGGATCACACAAGGTTGCTGACTGACACATGCTAGCACAGATAAAGTAACCAACAGAGAGACAAGCACAAAAATAGTAAAGTTAACAAACGCACTCCCAACATTTCACTGcaacaaaaaaacttgaaatcatgaaaagatgaaaataacATGTCATTGTTTGCCTTTATCTTCTACCAATGTTGCATGTAGATTtctgaagaaaagcagcaaaagAGCTCACTAGAAAGAGAAATTGAAAAGGCCAAAGAGGGTCGACAAGACACGGTAAGATGAAGAAATCTCCACTTAATCTGGAAGACAATTGTCGACCGGTGTTTCTGTGTGTAGAAAGAGAGGAGCTCCCTGCTAAAGGAGCTGAACTCTCTTCGAGAAGAACAGACCCAGCAGAAGGCCGAGCTGAAGAGGCGCAGCGACTGTGACCCGGAGGTGTTAGAGGAGAAGCGTGAGTATTAAACCTGAAGGCCAGCCAACTACAGACCTCAGCGTGGATGTGTTTGGAGAGTTTCATATTCCCACCGTGACTCTTCATACTTGTGAATGATTATTTCGCTGGCATGACTGTTCCAGAGGAACATTCCTCGCTTGGGTCACACCAGGAACTCCCTCAGTGGGGTTAGTGTTTGTGCTTCGTCTGCAGGGTGGCGTGAGGGCTGACGTCATGTGATGTGTCAAAAATACTTTGCCACACCTGCTGATGAGGACTGGCATTTACATGTGTGGGCGTCACTTAATATGCCTGAAGCAGTAACAAAATTACACATATTTCGGTCGgcactgccacacacacacaccttggtaTAGCTGCCAAAAACTGGCAACAGAGATCAACTCTCACGGCTTAACATGGACACACAAGCACTCACTGTGGACCATGATATTGacaaatgtataaatacatatGCACAAGAGTGACGTCGCTTGCTCGCACAAACACATGCTACACACACAAATCCCTCtatctatacacacacacacacacacacatgaaactAGTACCAATAATAGGCCTGTCATGCGCAGGTCGACCCCTTTGCACTGCTTATTGTctcacacaatcacaaaatgacaaaaaacaagaaCCCACAATATTAACATAATCAAGCTAACACTGCAAATCCCACTTCTCCTTTTGGCAGTTCCCCTcgcagcaagtcagcctcctccatcttaacCAGCTCAAGTCCTGACTATCTTCATGCCCTGCCACCATGAACCTCATTAGTCTGACCATCCTTGTCAGTCATGTGCACCTGCTTCACCCTGCCTGCgcgctcctcttcacctcccctgATGTTTGTCTACAACTCGTCAGTAGTTTCGGGAGATCATCTACTTTCTGCATCTTCGGCCTCCCTCTTATTTAgacttgttttctgtttgcttCTATTGActttctctcctgctctctcatcagcaaacatcatggtccacggAGACTCCTCCTTAATCTCCTCTGTTGGTCTGTCTGTCATCACTCGAACAGAATTCAGCGTCACTTGTCTTGAAAATGTACCACAACTTTCACATAATCTGCTTCTCCTCGTTCAGCAAACGCATCAATCAAATAGACGTTAATTGATGTTTTTAGAAGCAGGAGAACGAGTCTGACCACCGGCTTCTCTCTACAAGGTCCATGAAGTGTCATCTTGACAAGCTTTGACAGCAGCTCAGGAAAGGTTGGACTTGTTTGGTGGGCTGCTGCCCTCGGGCCTGTTCTCGATAGTAACGTGAAGTCAATATTTGTCAAGGCTtgtggtgcaataaagtgtggCATACACACCGTCGTCGGACTTGAAAATCAAGACGCCATAACTCTAGATTCCTACGCTCTTAGTTCaataatgaaaaagatgaaacatTATGGGATGTCTGACTCTACACAGTATCAGCAGCAGTCAACAACAAATCCCACACAGATGGCTGACACACACGGACTCGCTCAACATACGCATACTGTGTATATATTGTGAGACACTGAGGAGGGAGTTTTGCAAAGGAGGTGGGGGCAAAGCTAAATAATTGTATCCAGGCTGTGACTTAAGACATGGAGCAGATTAGACCGAAGGCAgagtacacgcacacacatgagATAGGGGAGGACAAGGAGAcatgctgagacacacacacacacacacacacacacgttgttaCACGTGCAACACTCAGGTACACGCTGGAGCAGAACACACCACGTGCCCACACATGCACAGGTTTGGCACCTCTCGCAAACATACTACAGAATGGCATTAAGTCACACTTGCCTCAAAGACAAACAATGTCAAACTCTTACATAAATGTGTGAGACTGGCACAACAGACCCACAAAAACTGACTTTTAAAACCTGGACTGGAGTCCAATAAACACCGCGTTTCTAGTGGGACCTTTCTAAATGGGGCTCATGTTTTTTTACTGAACATTTACtgactttgtgttttttttttccaggaaaaaCCTGTGCTGTTGGTCAAGAAGCTGTCACTAGATGGACAGGtgagtctgattttttttttttaattttttttttttgctctaggTAATAAAACCGTTTAATGATAGATCATTAAACACGGGGTACCTAGTAAAAGCGTTTACACTTCGCTTCACGACAGCCAATCATTTTGCAAAAGGTGTTTTACAGCTTcacttttagtttgttttttaacGGCCGGTCCAGACTTCATAGTTCAGCTCTCCATGGTTATGACGGTCAAGACAGGAGGATGTCTTCCATCCGTAACTGCTCGACCCAACTTTATATATCACCTGTATAACACAAAATTGCTATCTCACTTTGCTATTCTCACCATTTGAGAATGTAGCTGAGTctttctgtccatcaccatgtgcCTTTAGTTTAAATTCGGAAGTATATAGGCAACCTTAAACAGCTGTGTGTGCGGTGTTTCCGTCCTCTCAGCATTTCCTGGTGATATTTTAAACATCTGAGCCACACTGTAAATCTGCCAGACTCTGCAGTCAGCCTACACAAAATGCACTGCAAACATTAAAACTGGTTTCATTTAcacagccacacccactaaTGGAAATGAGAAACACCGACACGgcctgccaccaccaccacctcgtCAAACTCTTGATGTGCAGTCGGCCTGCAACAATGTTTGTTGTTCGGGTGGAATTAAATAGCTTACACGGCTGCGTATTTGACTAGCCTCATGAATTACCATCAATCAAATATCAATTGAGACGTTTTATACTGAAAAAATGTCACACTGTGCTTTACAGAAGAAATAGAGACAGACTCAGAAGGTGGACGTTTTAAAACCagcatgaaacacaaacactatGGTGAAAGCTGAAAGTCTGCAGGCCTGACCTCACCACCAGACTAATACAGAAGGAGCGGCGCTTGCTGACTtggttatttattgatttaatttaGTTGTAAACCATCAGATACAAAGTCACATTGACCAAGATGGACCGGGTAAAGGAACTataaaaaaccaaaaaaaaaaaaccaaaaaaacggGGGCAATAAAGACAACAgtagaataaaatataaattgttAAATGATGCACAAACTTTAGAGAAAAGACGGGAAAATATTATTGATGTTTAAAGTACGAATAAATATGCTACATTTTCAACTGATGTGACGTGTCACCACTAACTATCTGTTGCTGCACTCAGACATTGTTGCTGCTCGGCTGTAAAGATTCTTGCTAAGACTTAAGTCAGAGTTTTAGATATTTGAAATAGTTGTATGTGAGGTACTGTAGTTACAGTGGAACTCTCAGTGCGTACTTTATTTCAACGTCACAAACACCTCGGTCAGTAATGGAGAATATTTGTAATGCACTGGAAATCTGGTGTGTTCTACGTGTGTGGTGTGAATCATTAAGGTCCAAATCTGAAAATGTCGACGCCCAAAGTTTTGCAATCACCATGGTGAGACGGCTCACATGATGGCCAGTATGTCGACGTGTGCATATGTCGATCTGTTGACACACGGCAGGAAACAGCTTGGCATTCTTAATTCCACCAATCTATATTTAAGTATTCGGAGAGCAAAAGCCATGGAAACAAGCTCCTTTGTTGGTGTTTCCCTGCACAATTGGGGGTGACATTTATTGTGTACTTTAGTACCTGATTATGTTATGAATGCGTGTCTCAGACTCAAAGAGGCGTCTGTGGCGAGCGACCACATTTCCATGGCAATACattattctgcatcagttttgttttcagtggtTGTCTAATTTGTGTGGCAACGATTCAAGAGACACGTCATGCTTCCTGTGTTCTTTGTTTAAAAAGAGTATttagaatttcatttttatgaagACTCATGATCTTTGGAACAGCTCATTCTGTTGAAAAGTTTTGCCTTTGAAATTTTTATCTACATACGTAAGGATTTCggggtttttttctgtcaacTATTAGCTTCATACAATCATGGGTTAGGGTTTTTAGGTTAGGGTTTTGCGAACACCTGGTGTGTCTGTTAGCTGCGTGGCAAATGAacttctgctgcttctcaaGGTTTTGATGAAGAATTGAGttgataaaaacaacaacattaaatTGTAAAGTGACATTTTAAGGggcaaaatattaaaaatgttgagtaTGATAATATGGAGTataatatgaatataatatTTGGAAGGATTTTTTTTGCAGACAAAGAGGTTTATAGACCActaagttgtgtttttgtgagggAACTTTTATTCACAAGATAACATGTTTCAGAGGCAGAAAGCTGAAGCACCGCAAATGGAAACATCTGAGAACTGTCCTGTGGCTTGTGTTTAAGCTGACTGACCTCTCTGTTGTACCAAGTCACTCCATCACTGATGTTCACCCTGATATACTTGTATACGTGTTTTTCAGACAACATTTTTGCAACGAAGTCCTGGACTAAGAAGAAGTTTGATTTCGATGACAACAACCTGAACAAAGCTTTCGGGATCCCGGAGGATTTCGACTACATGAATTGAATGTGAATGTGCGTGAATGATGTTCACTTTAGTTGAAACATTTGTTATTCAATCTTTATCATATTACTTTTGAAAATAAGACACTACTTTGACTACTGATTGTATTTTTTTGAGTTCGCTGAATATTTttctagattttatttttatacttcatccaaatgttttggtttgtgttacattaaaaaatgtaatgattCAGCTTTTGGAGTGTTTgtagctttttttctttaaaattttGTTAATTATTATTTGCCATTTACAATAACAAGAAAAAATGTGATATGAAGAATTATAATAAGAGGTAGACGTTTAGCTTGTGGATGCAGACTCACATCGAGGTTCAAAATGATGCCAGGTGGACTTACTCAGCTGAAATGTTTATTTGGTGCAACATGAGACGCGTCTGGACGCTCCATCAGGGTCTGTGAAGCGTCTTGAATGCTGCCTGACTTTTAGACACCTGTTGGTTTGAAAACTGAGAGCCTCACGTTGATGATGGAGAAGAATGAACTACGAGCATCTTTGTCAGTGAAGCTTGACCAAGTTTCATACAGTACGTGACCATATTGTTTGGTATCAGTTTCTATTTACTAAAAGAGTTCATTAACTTCACACCTGCTTCCACGTTATTCGGATATAGGCGTTTAATATTTGTGATTACATTTTAtgttcacttaaaaaaacaggTTGAAGTTGCTGTAGCAGTGAGTAAGGTTGAGTTCCTACACTCAAATGGTCTTCATGACAATGTTTTTATGGAGCTTTTTTCTGTTTAGAGGTGATATTTATTAAAACTGGACTGCTTTCTTTAACCTGAGGTTTAGTTGCTTTTGGCTTTAATCATTAAATGTACTCAAACATATGGCATGTTTATAGCCATAAGAGAGAGGAGACGAGGAACTAGTCGGATGAAGAATGTTccaggagaaagaggaagacaagcaTTGAGGTGGTTGTGATAATGGAGGATATGTAGAAGACAGGTGTGACTAGAGAGGATGCACAAGGTGAggaaggctgacttgctgttgcATTTCCTGATAGGACAAGCCGAAAGACAACCAgaaataattcatatttatttaataaattctTTCAGAATCTTTTTTCTTGACTAAAATCTTTTCCATCCActcttccctccttctctttAATTTAGCTCATCCGTCTTCTCTACATTAAACCTTTCCAATTTTCTTCTGTGAATTCATTTGTCTTAAATTATTACAATTTCCTGATATCATAACTTGTCTATATCATGGataattttcatattttggcTTTTGTTTCATCCGATATAAATGTGTTTGATGACGTTCATGTTTATTGCATTTCACTTTTTAAGCTGACATAAGAACAAAAGCCCATCTTTAATAAATGATGTATGATCCTGCCACAAATGCGATTATGCACAGGTGATTCAAGGTGACATTAACCTTCATGCTACTGATAACGGCGAACAATCACTTTTCTAGACCATATATCGTGAGGAGTAGATATCTAGCTGCTGTGCGCTGACACACCCATGAGGAGCATGTCTGCTCCTGTGTCTACCTGCCCAACCTGTTTGTCTCCACTATGATTCTCGAAAAGCTCCCGCAGGAATCGCTGTTGTAAGTCTGAGACGGACATTTGCTTCGAGCCACGAAATTAGACGCaaagcattaaaaataaatcgtTTAATCTTTGACATTTGTGCTCCATCATTCGGTGAAGCAGCCATTTACATTCCAGATCTACTGTTTTCCCTGTCTTGTTCTCAGTTCTCTTCAACTTGGCCGAGCTAACCAGGGGCAGGTCATTGATTTACATTCACTGTAATGCTGTGAACTTCTCATATCTGTCAAAACCATTGACAGCCGGGCCCTTTCCACCTGCCAAGAACATGTGCACACAAACC includes:
- the LOC128753376 gene encoding meiotic nuclear division protein 1 homolog isoform X5; amino-acid sequence: MSKKRGLSLEEKRSRMMEIFHETKDVFRLKDIEKIAPKAKGITPMSVKDVLQSLVDDNMVDTDQRGTSKYYWAFPSKDFNVRQRKQEELQKRISEEKQQKSSLEREIEKAKEGRQDTKERSSLLKELNSLREEQTQQKAELKRRSDCDPEVLEEKRKTCAVGQEAVTRWTDNIFATKSWTKKKFDFDDNNLNKAFGIPEDFDYMN
- the LOC128753376 gene encoding meiotic nuclear division protein 1 homolog isoform X6 — its product is MSKKRGLSLEEKRSRMMEIFHETKDVFRLKDIEKIAPKAKGITPMSVKDVLQSLVDDNMVDTDQRGTSKYYWAFPSKDFNVRQRKQEELQKRISEEKQQKSSLEREIEKAKEGRQDTKERSSLLKELNSLREEQTQQKAELKRRSDCDPEVLEEKLPLAASQPPPS